GGCCCATAGCATGGAACACTCTATCGAGATTCAGGTGCCTTTCCTCCAGTATATCTACGAAAACGGATTTCGGATTGTCTCCATCTCTATGCTGAGGCAGGATTGGGAGGTTAGCCGGGAACTGGGCCGGGCTGTAGCTGCCGCTCTCAAGGGGAAAAACGCTGTCATAATTGCCAGCTCTGATTTCAGTCACTACGAATCCCAGTCGATGGCCAGCAAGAAAGACCACCTGGCTCTGGAAGCCATCCTCAATCTGGAGCCGGAGCGGTTGGAGGAGACAGTGATCAGCCACAGCATCACTATGTGCGGCCCCGGGCCGGTGATGAGTATGCTGACTGCCTGTAAGGCTCTGGGGGCAAAGAAGGCCCGTCTCTTGCGCTATGCTACCTCAGGAGACATCACTGGCGATCACTCCCAGGTGGTGGGCTATGCCTCGGTAGAGGTCACCGCGTAGTCCCCGTGCCCTCCCTCATTTTCTTGTACATCAGCATGTGTTAACGTATGATCATGAATATGTATCACTTTATGATTGTAGGAGGCGCCGATGCCCACTGAGAATCAGGTGAAAGCTGCGCTGGGCGAAGTGCTTCTTCC
The sequence above is a segment of the Chloroflexota bacterium genome. Coding sequences within it:
- the amrB gene encoding AmmeMemoRadiSam system protein B, yielding MRKPAVAGSFYDGSAAGLRRQIEDCFKHPLGPGALPGSARAVERRILGLVSPHAGYIYSGPVAANGFFQIAAEGKPQTVVILGPNHRGLGAAVAVGGQDAWQTPLGSVEIDVEVGQAIVSATRWARLDDLAHSMEHSIEIQVPFLQYIYENGFRIVSISMLRQDWEVSRELGRAVAAALKGKNAVIIASSDFSHYESQSMASKKDHLALEAILNLEPERLEETVISHSITMCGPGPVMSMLTACKALGAKKARLLRYATSGDITGDHSQVVGYASVEVTA